One genomic window of Onychomys torridus chromosome 19, mOncTor1.1, whole genome shotgun sequence includes the following:
- the LOC118570521 gene encoding vomeronasal type-1 receptor 4-like — protein PCNLPLHLTLRLTAGPDTLADSELAVGVIFLSQTVVGILGNFYLLHHYLLFHFRGCRLRSTDWILMHLTIANILSLSCTGIPQIIAAFGWKDFLNDFGCKGLFYLHRVGKGVSIGSTSFLSVFQAITISPRGSRWAELKGGTHKYIGSSVCLSWILYIFASSFNLVYVREKYSKNNTANLKDLGYCASDNLDKTSDVLYITFLSVPDFLFVGLMVWASAYMVLILHTHKQRMQHMPRSKVSSRSSPVSRATKAVLLLVSTFVFFYTLSCIFIICLALFLNLSWLLVSVSVLVAGCFPTVSPFLLMSHFSSTSCCLLSLKRK, from the coding sequence GACCCTCAGGCTGACAGCAGGACCTGACACCTTGGCAGACAGTGAGTTGGCTGTTGGAGTGATCTTCTTGTCACAGACTGTGGTAGGAATTCTGGGCAACTTCTATCTCCTCCACCATTATCTGTTGTTTCACTTCAGGGGGTGCAGGTTAAGGTCCACAGACTGGATTCTGATGCACTTGACTATAGCCAACATCTTAAGTCTGTCCTGTACAGGGATACCCCAGATAATAGCTGCATTTGGATGGAAAGACTTCCTCAATGATTTTGGATGCAAAGGGCTTTTCTATCTCCACAGAGTAGGTAAAGGTGTGTCCATAGGCAGCACTAGCTTCCTGAGTGTCTTCCAGGCCATCACCATCAGCCCAAGGGGCTCCAGGTGGGCAGAGCTTAAAGGaggaacacacaaatacattGGGTCTTCTGTGTGCCTGAGCTGGATCCTGTACATATTTGCCAGTAGTTTTAATCTTGTGTATGTGAGAGAAAAATACAGCAAGAACAACACAGCAAACCTAAAAGATCTGGGATACTGTGCTTCTGATAATCTTGATAAAACCAGTGATGTATTGTACATAACTTTCCTGTCAGTTCCTGATTTTCTCTTTGTGGGGCTCATGGTCTGGGCCAGTGCCTACATGGTCCtcatcctgcacacacacaagcagaggaTGCAACACATGCCCAGGTCTAAGGTCTCCTCCAGGTCTTCCCCTGTGTCCAGAGCCACCAAAGCTGTCCTTCTCCTGGTGAGCACCTTTGTATTCTTTTACACATTGTCCTGCATATTTATCATCTGTTTAGCTCTTTTTCTTAATCTCAGTTGGCTCCTGGTGAGTGTGTCTGTATTAGTTGCTGGATGTTTCCCAACTGTCAGCCCCTTCTTGCtcatgagccatttctccagtacATCCTGTTGTCTGCTTTctctgaaaaggaaataa